The Anoplopoma fimbria isolate UVic2021 breed Golden Eagle Sablefish chromosome 9, Afim_UVic_2022, whole genome shotgun sequence genome contains the following window.
tggtaaaatgtacttttataaataaagttgtttgaaTGAGATGTACAAAATAGACATTAAAGAGGTAATTATGAGCTCTTTACACTAACTCTAAGTAGCCTATAAAACAGCAATAAaccagtaaaacaataaaaaatgttgggaCCAAAAAGATGATCGAAAATACTTATATTTAGGGTTAGATATTTTAAAGATATGCACTAAAAAGTTGTGTATGAAAAACCTTTAAATTCAGAgacaaaacatatttgtaaGGCACAAAATGAATTGTAAATTGTAGTTATAAATTAGTGTACCACAAGCGGTGGcacgtttttgttttgtttttcttacactTCCAGCAGTGAAGAGCAAATACAACGCAAATTTGTTTTCCATAGTCTGTGCTGAAATATGAGAGTAAGAAACGACTTGACTTCACGTCATATGTACTAAAGAGCAGGACTGAGAAACTGCTCATAGACAGAAGATTAGATTACTTCAAGCAGCGATGGGTTGAATTGATGATCACATGCTTTGTTTCCCATTAAAAACAGAACGTCTTAACCTCCCAAATTGAGTGGATTACTCCATTTCCGGTGTTGACTCGTACTGCAGcactttggggaaaaaaaaaaaactgacaggCAAAGAGCTGAATCCTTTTGACTGTGTGGCAGATGTTCCTTGTGTAGTCTGCAGGGTACAGCAGGCTGCGGCATAAATCCACCACGCCCCCCTACTTATTTCAGGACGTGTGACAGAAATGCTGAGAATACATTTTGCACACTTAAGtaattttaaaagttaaatttttACTTTATGTACGACCTTAAAATCAAAGCTCAACACTGTTGTTTTACGCTCTGGTgttgataaatgttttaaacgTTCAATATAAGTGAGCTTTACATCATTAATTTGGTTTCTTCCATCAGCTCCCATAGTTGCAGCTTAAACCTCCCAGTTAAACCCACCTGTCCAAAGCCAGCCATGGATTCCTGGGAGCCCTCCTGCTGTCCGGCCCGCCTCTGGTCCTCCATGCCGTAGACGGATCCATCTGGGTCCTGAACCCCTTCATCTTTCACCACCACCCCTTCTCCTCCCAGCACCTAGAGAGGGAAAAGAACAATTAAATGTAAAGTAGTAAAGAAATGGCGTTCATAAAAAGCGGCAGGAGCAAATTGACCCGACTACAGCCCCTTTAAAGCCGGTGCCGATAAGTTAAACGACCTACAGTAAAAAAGCAGAAGTCCATAGAACGTAAACGAGGAAATTAGTGCTGAAGTTCAGACGAGAGCTTCTCTTCAACGGAGCAAAGTGCAGAAACATCTCAGCGATATATACGGCAATGCAGTGCGAGAAGAGGGAAAAGCAGtaaaaagggaaaggaaagcAAAGCGTTGCAGCTCTGCATGCCTGAAagctgtaaccatggcaacccTTCCCCTCATCCCCCCCACCTACCTGGAGTCTCAGCGGCTGCCTCTGCTTGCGGCTGTGGctcaccccctctctctgtctccgtctctccccCGCTCCCTCACGTCCAGgtcctcctcctcgctgtaCCTCTCCATCGCCACCAGGTCGTCGGAGAGGTCGGTGGCGTTGCCGCGGAGGCTGTCCCTGCCGATGCTGTCCACGCTGCCCACGCCGGAGCTGCAGGCCGCCGACAGGTTCCCCGTGCTGCTGGTGTTGGCGCCGTTGGCCGTCTGAGCCAGCAGGTCCCGGAGTTTGTACCTGACGTCCTGAGTGCAGCTGGAGCTCTGCTTCATGAGGATGGCGCCGGCCCCGGTGCCCAGGCCGTCTCCGCACATGGAGCCGGGGCCCATGTCGCCCAGCGCCATCAGACTCACCGCGTTGGCCTGCTCCATCGGGCCCGGGCCGCTCTCGCTGGCGCCCCCAACCCTCCTCCCATGTTGCTGGACCCGCATTCAGCCATGAAGTTGGGGAAGTTTGCGTAACCTCCGCCCCCGCCCGCACCAACAGAACAGCTTCCACCGCCGCTGCTCTCCCTTCCTTTCCCCCGCCACGCTCTTCCTGTTTTGGGAGAACTCCTCCGAGCATCCCTCCtcctgccgccgccgccgccgccgcagcagctgcagcagctgcagccgcCGCCGTGGCCGCCGCCTTCCTCTGAGAGATGATCTGGGTGCACTCGTCGATGACCGTCTTGATCTGCAGGATGCTGGCGGCGGTGAGGATGCAGAGGGCCTGCGACTGCAGCACCACCAGCGAGCCGCTGTACATGAAATCCACCAGCTGCTTCACGGTCTCGGCGGGCACCAGCGGCGGCACGGAGATCTCAGAGTGGCCCAGCAGCAGCTTGTCCTGGAAGAAGGGGCTGCCGGCTGCCAGGACGCAGGCGTGGGCGCGCAGCGAGGCGTCGTGTATCCGCACCGTCACGTCGCAGAAGAGGCCCTCGCGCCGCTGGGTGCGCAGGGCCTCCAGCACCGACTGGCTGGAGTTGTGGAGGTGGATGTAGTGCACGGTCTCTGTGCCGGACACCATGGCGGGAGGCGGCGAGTCGCTGGGGACCGGGTGGGAGtgagggtgggggaggggggggcaggTGTCTGGGGTTCTGCGTCAGCTTGAGGGAtaaggaggacagggagggaaACGGGTACAGTGCATGGGCCACGGTGGGTCCGCGTCCCCCCTTCAAACAGTCATGACGGAGGCCTGCTGCTCTGCAAGGGTGTGAGGAGCTGCCTTTGTTGCCCTGAGATGGATGGACGTTTCCTCCAGCTCGTTTAGAATCctgttgaaataaatcaaaatgagaGGGGTTAAACACCAGGCAGCTGTATTGtactgcaatacaaatacactgtgcaattatagttacaacagttttctgtctgtatatatatatacataacatttcagttattgtggattctttaccgtttttattgcttatttataatacttgttttccttttaccatgtctcttgtttgcactataacctaataaatgattatcttatTAAACGCTGAATAAATCgacacaaaactaaataatcGCCAACAACTTATGCATTAATGAGTCCAAGCTTCTcaaatataactatataaatatgatatacTTATtaattacattagtcatttagcagacgcttttatccaaagagacttacaataagtgtattcaacataggtattcaagagaactactagtcaccagaagtcataagtgcatctcctttcttaaacaaccatcttaaagcataaaacagagcaaaagtacagtgcagaatacaataagtgcaacaaactaatacgaatgcaataagtgcaataaactaatacgaatataataagtgctacaaactaatacgaatataataagtgctacaaactaatacgaatataataagtgctacaaactaatacgaatataataagtgcaacaaactaatacataAGGATGTGCAATTTTTAATGGATTATAATAAACTAAACGAATacataagtgcaataaactaatacgaatataataagtgcaacaaactaatacgaatataataagtgctaaaacaaactaatacaataaactaatacgaatacaataagtgctacaaactaatacgaatacaataagtgcaacaaactaaaacagagcaaaagtacagaatacaaaacaataagtgcaacaaactactacgaattaTAAGGATGTGCTGATTTTTAATGGATTTGCTTGACTGTTAATTGAACATAATTGTTGTTAATTGTGACTAAAGctaaaaatcaatcaattaatgaaataaacactCAATAAAGCCAATAATCAATACATTGTGGAGCTCATGGCTTCCAATTAGGCATCAATTAAGCAGCTCCTCTGGGAGGGGAGGGGTCAGCCAGCTCCCGTAACTAAGGCAACCGtccagggagggaggggggtcaGTGTCCCGTAACTAAGGCAACCGTCCCCCCCGGCCGACGTCAGCTGCAGCGGGGCAGaccatgctaacgttagccaccGTTAGCTCGCGTTAGCTGTTGACGTTAGCTCCCGTTAGCTGTTGACGGTTTTAAAAAATCACGCAAACCGGGAGATTTCGACGGTGGAGACGATGAAAACACGGGTTGTTAAATGTCGGAGTGGAAactggcaacacacacacacacacagagagagagatgctaaCCTAGCTACATGACCAGCTAAGCTAGTCCTGCACTAGAAAAACAACTCGttaagttagcatgctaagctaaccaagaCAACCAGACAACCAgaccctgtttgtctgtctctctccccgtCCACAGAGCACCGGGCAGCGGGTACAGAGCAGCGGACGGACGGGGTCCCGGTGCGTCGTCGCCTCGTCGGGAGAACAAACCTGCGGAGCGCGGTGACAGCTCGGCGCCTCTTTTAATGCAGCAGGAAGGAGAAGCTcagtgcagagagagacacacacacacacacacatgcacacacacacacatacacacacacacacaacacacacacacacacacacacacacacacacacacacacacacacatgcatgcacacacaaacacagtcgcAGTCTCACACTGTGCAGAGATGGACACAGAAAATGTTGAGTTTACACCTAATGTTGCAATTgcatatacataataataatatatgcaatgcatatatatatatatatatatatatatatatacatatatatatatatgtatatatatatgtatatatatatatatatatatatatatatatatatatatatatatatatatatatatatatatatatatataatatatatatacatatatgtatatatatatatatatatatatacatatatgtatatatatataaatatatatgtatatatatatatatatatatgtatatatatatatatatatatatatatatatatatatatatatatatataaaaaaaagtaggacAAATCTTtgcacacattaacacacagccATCAGATATGAATGCACACaaaatgcatgcaaacacacatgcaaacacacatgcacacacacacatacacacacacacacatgcatgcatgcacacacacacacagtcgcagTCTCACACATGCATACTGTGCAGAGATGGACACAGAAAATGTTGAGTTTACACCTAATGTTGCAATtgcataaacataataataatatatgcaatgcatatatatatatatatatatatatacttatatatatatacatgtatatatatatatatatatatatatatatatatatatatacatatatatacatatatatatatacatatatatatatatattatatatatatatatatatatatatatatactatatatatatatatatatatatatatatatatgtatatatatatgtatatatatatatatatatatatatatatgtgtgtgtatatatatatgtatatatatataagaaagtAGGACAAATCTTtgcacacattaacacacagccATCAGATATGAACTCACACaaaatgcatgcaaacacacacacacacacacagtcgcagtcacacacacatttacacctACAATTGcatatactaataataatatatgtgcAGAGATGGACACAGAAAATGTTGAGTTTACACCTAATATTGCATGTGCCGCTATATataatgcatgcaaacacacatatatatatgtatgcacacacagtcGCAGTCTCACACATGCATACTGTGCAGAGATGGACACAGAAAATGTTGAGTTTACACCTAATATTGCATGTGCCTCTCACATTAATACACAGGgactcacatatatatatatatatatatatatatatatatatatatatatatatatatatatatatatatatatatatgtatatatatatatatgtatatatatgtatatatatatatatatatatatatacatatatatatatatatatatatatatatgtatatatgtatatatatgtgtatatatatatgtaaaaaaaatgcatgcaaacacacatgcacacacacacacacacacacacacacagtcgcagTCTCACACATGCATACTGTGCAGAGATGGACAGAGTTTACACCTAATATTGCATGTGCCGctcattatatatatgtgtatatatatatgtatatatatatatgtatatatatatatatatatgtgtatatatatgtatatatatatatatatatatatatatatgtatatatatgtatatatatacatatatatacatatacgagTTTACACCTAATATTGCATGTGCCTCACATTAATACACAGggactcacacacatatatatatatatatgtatatacatatatatatgtatatatatatatatatgtgtatatatgtatatatatatatacatattgagTTTACACCTAATATTGCATGTGCCTCTCACATTAATACACAGGgactcacacatatatatatatatatatatatatatatgtatatatgtatatatatgtatatatatatatatatatgtatatatatatatacatatatatatacatattgagTTTACACCTAATATTGCATGTGCCTCTCACATTAATACacagggatatatatatatatatatgtgtgtgtgaacatatatatatgtatatatatatatatatatacatatatatatatattatatatatatatatgtatatatatatacatatatatatatatatatatatatatatatatatatatataaaagtaggactaacatactgtgtatatatatataatctttgcacacattaacacacagccATCAGATATGAACTCACacaaaatgcatgcatgcacacacacacacacacacacacacacacacacacacacacacacacacacacacacacacacacacacacacacagagatgggcacagaaaaaatatatttattaaaaaaaaagtaggactCATTTTtgcacacattaacacacagccATCAGATATGAACTCACacaaaatgcatgcacacagtcGCAGTCTCACACATGCATACTGTGCAGAGATGGGCACAGAAAAAGAAGGGATGTTGAGTTTCCACCTAATATTGCATGTGCCTCTCTCACATTAATACACAGggactcatatatatatatatatatatatatatatatatatatatatatatgtatatataaaaaagtaggACAAATCTTtgcacacattaacacacagccATCAGATATGAATGCACACAAAATGCATGCAAACGCACctgtacacacccacacactcactgcAGGAAACATTCTGTAACAAAAGGAGGATGTAAGCAAACACTGGCTATTGTTTAAACTCTTAATTTATACAGTTGATTAACATGTGTTACTTGTGGGGGAGTTGCATCAGCACAAAGGAGGGAATTGATGcaatattttgaatgcattGGATGAGTACAAAAGCAACAgtgtaaaaaagacaaatattgaTATGAAACCATTTTTGTAAGATTTGTAGGTTGATTAAATGTGCAGCTTGTGCTcaggttgtgtgttttgtgtatttgaaGGCAGTGTGTACAGTGAGTAATCTTCTCTGTGCTGTAGCCTTGTTCCGGGTGGGTAAACTTCAGTGACAGTGGCAGCAGGTCTGGTGAACTCGGCGCAGCGAGCTTCCAGGATCAGCTTGTACTTTTCAAGGACAAAAGACATGTGAAGTGAGTACAATGCAGCTCCTGCAGAGACGAGGAATGTCCGTGATGTACAGTTAATGCTGAGGAAACTGGTTAGAATCAAGTCTGTGCAGTTCAAGACACTTGTAGAACATGTCTAATTAGACGAGCAGTATGTGTCTtaatagacatttaaaaacactgatggGCTCTTTTATCATTTTCTGACATCTAACGTAtacgtttttatttatttaatcataaaaatataaaaactgctCAATGAAGAATCAATTATTCACTCTTTATCCACCTGCATCTGAGAACAAAGAATGACAATTCTGCTTTTGTCCTCATTTagtggaatttattttttaaaaatggcgACATAGAAGAATAATTGTCATTAGGTTGCCGTTAAGCTTATTTCTAGAATAAATCATATTTCCTATATTTTAATTTTCACCCAGTTATCTTATCAATACCATTTTTAATAGAAACAATAGCATctattaatgaaaaataagcCTTCATGATGTACTTACAAAAGGTTCAGGGCCTCATTTCTTAAGAAGACTCGTTGTGGAATTCAATAAGAAACAATTATAGTTAAATAGAAATTGGTTTTATTACcaataaatatttctattttaaccACTCCTCTACCTTAACACAAATATAGCTGTCTGATCTGCAGCccatattttgtattaaaccTAATTTAAAGCTAATTAATCTCCTCCATTGtaacctcctttttttttagcgAGTTTCCCTCCAGTATTACAAGTTGAAGCATTCATCTGCTGCTTCTTGATAGTTTAAGAAAGAGACACCAGGATTTACTccacaacaaaatataatttaatgaatTCACTTTTCACTGTGTGGACCACACATCTATATGgatgtagaaaataaaacaaaacgaTAAAAGGGAAATGAACCGGTTCGCTCcttttgtcttaatgtaagGCATGCAGTCTCCACAGAGCTGGGAACATTGAAAGCTACAGGTCGTTACAGACAcggacacacactgacactcagCCACAAATGCACACGAAAGCGCTCGTGGTATCCACTCTTTTCTTGGGGCccaataaacatttattgttttttgcacaAACAATGAGTAGAAGTGGGAATTCATCACAACACCAAAAGTATAGTAGTTCACACATAGCAACAGGATACGCTAACGCCTTCTCTAGCCTCCCACCTCTGGAGGAATAAATGGTGCGGTGCTGCTGGAATACTGCTTAACATGTGCGTTACATTGATAGGTACACAAAAAAACTGGTTAGTAGCCAAGCACATCGTGTGAGCATGTTGCACAGAAATGAGGGTGATTTTGAACAGCCGTGACTTTCATTTGGAACTGGTTTT
Protein-coding sequences here:
- the zbtb45 gene encoding zinc finger and BTB domain-containing protein 45 — its product is MVSGTETVHYIHLHNSSQSVLEALRTQRREGLFCDVTVRIHDASLRAHACVLAAGSPFFQDKLLLGHSEISVPPLVPAETVKQLVDFMYSGSLVVLQSQALCILTAASILQIKTVIDECTQIISQRKAAATAAAAAAAAAAAAAAAAGGGMLGGVLPKQEERGGGKEGRAAAVEAVLLVRAGAEVTQTSPTSWLNAGPATWEEGWGRQRERPGPDGAGQRGESDGAGRHGPRLHVRRRPGHRGRRHPHEAELQLHSGRQVQTPGPAGSDGQRRQHQQHGEPVGGLQLRRGQRGQHRQGQPPRQRHRPLRRPGGDGEVQRGGGPGREGAGERRRQREGVSHSRKQRQPLRLQVLGGEGVVVKDEGVQDPDGSVYGMEDQRRAGQQEGSQESMAGFGQDFYDEQGVFSESFWPQSEPPQAMAFNPRGRVNKPLTPPPTTQSINNQLLFQYPVSQSQPAPFYVGGPMGGIDSMAGTEPTQQAPPPAPMTPAPPPSASSCSAGPSPSSQGSETSFDCTHCGKSLRSRKNYSKHMFIHSGQKPHQCSICWRSFSLRDYLLKHMVVHTGVRAFQCSMCGKRFTQKSSLNVHMRTHRAERTFQCNVCHRAFTHRTLLERHALQHAHHAPPGQGQGRGADMTSPTKHSPPALGGPSGMAGAAGMVGSMANMPSHGASST